One region of Eupeodes corollae chromosome 1, idEupCoro1.1, whole genome shotgun sequence genomic DNA includes:
- the LOC129941518 gene encoding uncharacterized protein LOC129941518 has protein sequence MMEIFGSQPIINNSHSLNLSDRQIQCLPMGSFSTKEDSSPAASISSPTPTTSASAMGNALECPTVSPAATSKRMGPRQKYWQMREERAAGKYQLLKEYTASKLKKMDEAEKGKEARLVRKEKLLRELFNKP, from the exons ATGATGGAAATCTTCGGCTCGCAGCCCATTATAAACAATAGTCATTCCCTGAATTTATCTGACAGACAAATTCAATGCCTGCCAATGGGGAGCTTTTCAACAAAAGAAG ATTCAAGCCCGGCAGCGTCTATTAGTTCACCCACACCAACAACATCTGCCAGTGCAATGGGGAACGCGTTGGAATGCCCGACAGTATCTCCTGCGGCAACGTCGAAGAGAATGGGCCCAAGGCAAAAATACTGGCAGATGAGAGAAGAAAGGGCTGCCGGAAAGTATCAACTTTTAAAGGAATATACTGccagcaaattaaaaaaaatggacgaAGCGGAAAAAGGAAAAGAAGCAAGGTTAGTAAGGAAAGAAAAATTGCTAAGggaattatttaataaaccataa